One genomic window of Clostridioides sp. ES-S-0054-01 includes the following:
- a CDS encoding DUF2087 domain-containing protein encodes MKIENLSIDDIKRGYIFNHDLNCYSCIKCTKTYEVGEIYKIGNRFFEASKAIELHMELEHSDYLEQLLNSDSKYNTLTENQKQLFQLFISDLPDKEIAKKVGVSTSTIRHQKFMFREKAKQAKLYLALYESVFEDKSNKGSTIIPIHEHARMVDERYVVTEEERKHILDTSFESMNPLKLKVFSSKEKKKVVILSKILEQFERGKQYSEKEVNQILESIYGDFATIRRYLIEYGFMSRNKECTKYWLT; translated from the coding sequence ATGAAAATTGAAAATCTTTCTATCGATGATATTAAACGAGGCTATATATTTAATCATGATTTAAATTGTTATAGTTGTATTAAATGTACAAAAACATATGAAGTAGGAGAAATATATAAAATAGGTAATAGATTCTTTGAAGCTTCAAAAGCTATTGAACTTCATATGGAATTAGAACATAGTGATTATTTAGAGCAATTACTTAATAGTGATTCAAAGTACAACACACTGACTGAAAATCAAAAACAATTATTTCAATTATTTATTAGTGATTTACCAGATAAGGAAATCGCAAAAAAGGTTGGAGTGTCCACCTCTACTATACGTCATCAAAAATTTATGTTCAGAGAAAAAGCAAAACAAGCTAAGTTATATTTAGCACTATATGAATCTGTATTTGAAGATAAATCTAATAAAGGTAGCACTATAATACCAATCCATGAACATGCTAGAATGGTAGATGAAAGATATGTAGTAACTGAAGAAGAGAGAAAACACATTTTAGATACATCATTTGAAAGTATGAATCCTTTAAAATTAAAAGTATTTTCTTCAAAAGAAAAGAAAAAGGTCGTAATTTTATCTAAGATTTTGGAACAATTTGAGCGTGGGAAGCAATATTCAGAAAAGGAAGTTAATCAGATTTTAGAATCTATATATGGTGATTTTGCAACAATTAGAAGATATTTAATTGAATATGGTTTTATGAGTAGAAATAAAGAATGTACAAAGTATTGGTTAACGTAA